From Achromobacter spanius, a single genomic window includes:
- a CDS encoding tripartite tricarboxylate transporter substrate binding protein translates to MRSALSRRLAAAGALLIAAAVSPAQADYPERPIRLIVTFVPGGGADLLARYLGQALTTELKQTVVVENRPGAGGMIGVDAGRNAPADGYTLTLISSSYTVNPSLYRMTFDPVADITPIVQVSRGPLLVVTNPDFKVKNVAALIDYAKQHPGAINYASSGQGSVIHLANELFNRRAGVTMTHIPYKGGGNAQNDLMAGQVQLYFAATASALPHVASGKMNALAVTTPHRIAALPDVPTIAESGLPGFDATLWYGLIGPKNLPVPIVDKLNAAVNRALQTPEAREKLLADGAEPAGGTPAQFAAAIGNEISQWSQVVKDLGIKPE, encoded by the coding sequence ATGCGAAGCGCACTCTCACGCCGGCTCGCCGCCGCCGGCGCATTGCTGATTGCCGCGGCAGTCAGCCCCGCCCAGGCCGACTACCCCGAACGCCCCATCCGGCTGATCGTGACCTTCGTACCCGGAGGCGGCGCCGACCTGCTGGCGCGCTACCTGGGCCAGGCGCTCACTACGGAGCTGAAGCAGACCGTGGTGGTGGAGAACCGCCCAGGCGCGGGAGGAATGATCGGCGTGGACGCCGGCCGCAACGCGCCCGCCGACGGCTATACGCTGACCCTGATTTCCTCCAGCTATACGGTCAATCCCAGCCTGTACCGCATGACCTTCGATCCGGTGGCAGACATCACGCCCATCGTGCAGGTGTCGCGTGGCCCGTTGCTGGTCGTGACCAATCCGGACTTCAAGGTGAAGAACGTGGCGGCGCTCATCGACTATGCGAAACAGCATCCGGGCGCCATCAATTACGCCTCGTCCGGGCAGGGCAGCGTAATTCACCTGGCCAACGAGCTGTTCAATCGCCGGGCCGGCGTAACCATGACGCACATTCCCTACAAGGGCGGCGGCAATGCGCAGAACGATCTGATGGCCGGCCAGGTCCAGCTTTACTTCGCAGCAACCGCCAGTGCCTTGCCCCATGTGGCGTCCGGCAAGATGAATGCGCTGGCCGTCACCACGCCGCACCGCATCGCGGCGCTGCCCGACGTGCCCACCATTGCCGAGTCGGGCTTGCCTGGCTTTGACGCCACGCTGTGGTACGGGTTGATCGGCCCCAAGAACCTGCCCGTGCCCATCGTGGACAAGCTCAACGCTGCGGTGAACCGCGCATTGCAAACGCCGGAGGCACGCGAAAAGCTCCTGGCCGACGGCGCCGAACCGGCCGGCGGGACGCCCGCGCAATTCGCGGCCGCGATCGGCAACGAGATTTCCCAATGGAGCCAGGTCGTCAAGGATCTCGGCATCAAACCTGAATAG
- a CDS encoding carboxymuconolactone decarboxylase family protein has protein sequence MARVGPPLAAEMSAEQKRIHDLIASGPRGRVRGPLAVWLHRPAMAEPAQGLGQFCRYDSSLPPRLSELAILVLAREWKSEFEWWAHKAIALKAGVSQAVVDALRDRREIAFEHADEALIHEFLVTLHETRRIPDALYQRAERMFGRDGVIDLVALAGYYTLISMTLNVFEIDPPDGEPLELKAADDASAARMS, from the coding sequence ATGGCACGAGTTGGCCCTCCCCTGGCCGCGGAAATGTCCGCGGAACAGAAGCGCATCCACGACCTCATCGCATCCGGTCCGCGCGGCCGTGTGCGTGGCCCGCTGGCGGTTTGGCTGCACCGGCCGGCAATGGCCGAGCCTGCGCAGGGATTGGGCCAATTCTGCCGCTACGACAGCTCCCTGCCGCCGCGCTTGTCCGAATTGGCGATCCTCGTGCTGGCGCGCGAGTGGAAGTCGGAGTTCGAGTGGTGGGCGCACAAGGCGATCGCGTTGAAGGCAGGGGTCTCGCAGGCCGTGGTCGACGCGCTGCGCGATCGCAGGGAGATCGCATTCGAACACGCCGATGAAGCGCTGATTCACGAGTTCCTGGTCACGTTGCACGAGACGCGCCGCATCCCGGACGCGCTCTACCAGCGGGCCGAGCGCATGTTCGGCCGCGATGGCGTGATCGACCTCGTCGCGCTGGCCGGCTACTACACGCTGATCTCGATGACGCTGAACGTCTTCGAGATCGATCCGCCGGACGGTGAACCGCTTGAATTGAAAGCGGCCGATGACGCCAGCGCGGCGCGCATGTCCTGA